CGTGGAGCAGCCCGCTCCGCCCCGAGCCGGCGGCTGGGCACgagtgacagcagcagcagccactgagATCCCGCaagcggggcgggggcggctcCATCCGCAGAGACGGCCGGAAGCGGCTTTGGGCACCTGCGGGCAGGGCGAGGTGCGGGGCCGCGATCGCGATAGGGACCGGGGTGGCGATCGGGACGGGGATCGCGACCGGCCCCTTCCACCCTCACGCCCCCCTCTTCTCCCCGCAGATGGCACAGAGGTTGGCGATCCGTCGGCTGCTGGCCGTCCCCGGCAGGGCCTTGGGCACCTCCGCGGGCCGCCCGAGCGCCTTCAACGTGCAGGACGGCGGCGACTTCCAGGAGCGGGTGGTCAACAGCGCCAAGCCCGTCGTGGTGGACTTCCACGCGCAGTAAGTGCCCGGCAGCGCCGAGCCTCGGGGCACGGCGAGGCTCCGACAACGCCCTTCAGCGCTTCTCAGGGTTCAGtgccccccaaaaaacactGAGCGACATTACCGCGCATTTCGTACCTTCCCGCAGGCTCACGCTGTGTCTTTGCAGTTTTAGCACCGTGTGCTCTTGGGCCAGAGCTCTTGGCAGCCACACGGTACCAGCAGCAAAGTTTGTGGTCAATAAAACTGTTGTTATGCTCCTGCCGGTTAAAGTATTCCTCGATGTTATCCGCTGGATTAACGATACTGATTATATTGCTTTTTCACGTGTTTTCAGGGTCCTGTAGTGCTGTCATATGAGCTGTGGCTGATTCTGGGCAAACAGCCCCGAAACAGCTGCTCTGAACAGACCAAACTGATGAACCAAAACCAACATTAACTGGGGTCATCCAGGGAGAAGAGGACAAATAATGGAAAGCCTGAAACCCAACATGGAAGGAGGCTCAAAACTTACCAGAGCTTATGTTTTACATGAAAAGTGCACTCAGAGCTTAACTTGTATTTTCCATGGTCTGAGGGAGTTCACAGCTCCCTAACCAGTGTGTTTAGGTGCAGCGCTGTTTTCCCCTTATGGGGCCTTGCAAAATCTGCCGTGGCTGTCATGTTCTTGCTTTAAACAGCTTCTGTCTGCAATTTTTGCAGCTAACTCTGCAGTAAGTACACAGGCAAGTCTATGATAATCGGCATGAGCTGATAGGTGTGCAGGTGGCTGCCCCCATGCCTGACAGAAACACTTGCACCACGGCACCGTTGTGGTCATCTGGGTTCCAGTTCAACACgtgagcagggcagggacaaACAGTtgagcagcagaagaaagaggaCAGCCTGAGTTGGGGGAGCTGGTTAATGTTTATGCTCGGTGTTCAATGCCAGCAGTTTCCTCTGGTGTAGAGGTTGGGCTGAAGTTGAGAGATAAAACGATGGTAAAGGCACTGGTGTTCCAgctttccctgcctgctgctgctgcgcttGCCTCCCCTCATGCCTGCTCTCTTTCTCCTTAGGTGGTGCGGCCCCTGCAAGATCCTAGGCCCCCGGTTAGAGAAGATGGTGGCCaagcaggaggggaaggtggtGATGGCCAAAGTGGACATTGATGATCACACAGACCTTGCCATTGAGTACGAGGTAGGAGCTGGAAGAGCACAGGCTCACCGGTGGTGGCAGCGCATAGCAGCTCCCTCTCCAGGGAGAGGtgtctgcacagcagcagtctgggcagggaggggaagcccagggctgctgcctgcctgttcCCGGCCCACTGGGTCACTGCAGTGGGTGGATTTCACTGCATGCCCCTCCTCCAGCTTTGCCGCTTGTATTCGGCATCCCCACCTCTAAATCTGCAGAAATGTGTCCTTTAGGCCGTGCAGAAATCTGTCAGTGCAAACACAGCGTATCACAGAAcggccgaggttggaagggacctctgaagatcacccagtccaacccctctgcccagcaggatcacctagagcacgttgcaggatggcatccaggcaggttttgaatatctccagaggaggagactccacaacctctctgggcaacctgttccagtgctccatcaccctcacagtaaagaagtgccccctcatattcagccagaaccttccgtgcttcagtttgtgcccgttgcctctctTCGGGCACAACTGAGAAGCAACCGGCTCCACCatcttgacaccctccccttTGATATTTATACACCTTGATGTCCTGCCAGTCTTCTCTCTTCCAGGCTaagcaggcccagctctctcagcctgtcctggtcccacagatgctccagtcctctaacCTTCTTCGTAGCCCTCTGTGCTCACTCCAGTAGTTCTGTGCAGCATTTTCCTGCAGGCACAGGCTGCTCAGGTGTAGGGCAGGGACATGAAGTAATAAGCCCCGTGCTGTTGCACCTCTTGACACGGTTCTCCGGGCAGCCAGCCCgtcctctctttccctcccttgcTGAGGATTTCTTGCTGGGTGACAGCATCCTGTCCTTAAGCTGCATCACAGGGGGTGGCGTGGGCTTTGTTTGGACAAGTGGAAGGCAGGTCAGAGAGTGCCTGTGCACAGCGGGAGCACACATCCCACTCTCAGCAAGTGTGGGCCTTGGTGCTTGTGTCAGTATTTCACACGCCTGCCCTGTGTGTGTCCCTGCACTGTCTCGCTCCCAGGAATGAGCAGAGTGACTGGAGAAGGCCATGGCTTCTGTGATTCCCTGTACTCCTACCCCTTCAGTGATCAGGCAgtttaagaaatgcaaaaatccCTTTGACGACTCTGCTGGCCCCCGTTGTTTCTCCTTGTAAACAACAGTTCAGTCTGTGGAGTCAGGGCATCCTGCTGCTGTGTTCTGCGGAGAAGAAAGTGCTTAATTTTCACTTGGATAGCACACAGATGGAGCTGCTCCCTCCCCCAGGTGCcgccctgctcccagggctgaAGCTAGCCCAAGAAGCTGCTCGAGATGCCCAGCAAACTGAACCAGCTCCTGAGCAAGCTGTCATTGCGTTAAGCCCGGAGGAGACGGCTCTGTCCTGTTCCCAAAccctgctgtgctggaaggaggaagaagccGAAGCAGCTCATTCCCTCCCACTCCTTCCCAGGGAGAACTTTCTTCCTGTGCTGTGGTGGAGCGTCCACCCGGCTGCCGCCTGCAAATGTCACCGGCACCTTCCCCGGGCTGAGCACAAGAGCCTCCCGTGCTTTTTTTAGGTGGTGGCGTGCTCTCAGGCATGCCGGGCCGAGGGGGGCGAGTGCTGGCTCACTAGCAGGGCTGTGTGTTGCAGGCCTGAGGGCTGTGCAGCCTGAGGATGTCAGGGAGAACAAGTGGGAGAGGCTGAGGTTCTTTCAGTGGTGGTCAGTAGATAAATCCTGGTAGGTGCTGATGAGATTCTGGTAGCAACCATCCTAAGGAGAAGAGAATAGAGCTTAGTAGCTTAACTCCTGTGTTGTCCCAAGCCTTCCAGCAGGTCCAATTAGCTCACTTTACAAGAAGATGATCTCAAATGACTGGAAGACGGCAAGGGAGTGTGTGTACGGGAAGAAAGGTCTTGAAGAAGAGGCTGGAAGCTCCTTCGTTCCTCTAGTGTGATTGCTGACTGTGTGCACATCCACTGGGTGGTGAACGAGCAGCTGCAAGCATTTATCTGCAGGATCTGCCTGTCTTACAGCCCCAGTGGCATAGGTGCAGGCAGGAttcaagcagcagagaagggcTGGCTTCTTTCTGGAGCTTAACACGTAAACACAGcgaagttttgttttgcaagagGTCCTGGGGATCATCCGTGCGTCCTCTGCTTTTGCAGTGATGATTGCACCCAGTCTTGACCCTTCTGCCTGTGGCTAAACTCTGTCCCTAGGTAGTGTTGGCGAGTAGGATAGCCGTGAATGGGTAAAGGAGAAATGCTTGGTTTGGTCTTCGTAGTCTGGGGCATCCTTCTCAAGGTAGAAGCTTGGTTTGTGCCCTGGGCACGTGCTTGGTCTTGCTGTGGAGTTGCCAGCTAAGGAGATGTGAGCAGACGAGCTGATGGGAAGACGCTGAGTCAAGATCAAAGAGGGACCGGAGGTGGTATTTGGGAAAGATCAGGGAATCCAgagggttttcttttaaagccttTCCATGCGAGGTTAGATATCTGCAGGCTGAGAAGGCTTTTGTTTGGCGGTTTCAGTGTCCGTGTTACCCTCAAAACTCACTGCCAGGAAGTCTCCTTCCATCCGTGCCTATTCCCCTGCCACGTGCATGGCCCCCAGTTCGCTGCCCGATGGCACGGCATCATCTCCCGCGGGCTCCACAGCCTGGGGAGAGAACAGAGAGCCCCCGGGAGGAGCTGAGGAATGTCGCTGCATGCCTTCACGcctgcttctccctgcccttGGCTCCAAACAATTCCAGCTAGCACGAAGCCCAGACGTGTTTCCTGCAACCAGAAAAATCCGGGCACCCTCCTCTGTCTGGTTAGCGCAGCACAGAAGGTCTTTCTGTGAGGATTCCTCCTTTTGTCTAGCACCCTTCTtcgccagctgctgctgctgcagcctgctcttgACCTCGAGCCCCAAGAGCAGGAAGGGAGGAGtacttttgtttaatttgctttctcttgaaattccttaaattcatttttttgcctTGGCCTGTTGCCCATGCCCCTTGGGAAagggcagcccctgctcctgctgcggGTGGACACGTGAGCCGTGGGCAGCCCCGAAGAGCTGATGGGCACGGGGACATCGCTCATCGACAGAGCTCGTTCCTGTTACGCCTTGTTCCTGAAGCTGTGTGAAATCCTTCCCCCGTTGGTGTCCAGGGTTGTACAGAAGCCTCCAGTTTCAGATGGGAGAGAATTCCCTCAGTGCGAGTGCCGCCAGGAATAGCCCGCAtggctgcttttatttgtttatctgCTTGGGCAGTGCTGATCAAAAGCAGCCTGACTGTTTCCTCCATAAATGCTTTGAAGTGAGAGGAGGGTTTATTTAGGTTCAGTGCACACTGGACCcccccagaaaaagaaagaaatctaaacTTTCCCTTCTAGAAATTCCCAAGACATTTGCTTCGCAAGCAGCAAACCCAAGAACCTCAGGATTTCCTCCCTGCCACAAAAAGCGGAGCTGAGGCCCGCTCACGGCTTCCAATTTTGAGGTGCGCGGGTCTAAAACTGCCGTTGTGCTTTTCTCCTGGAGGCTGCTGGGTGTTTCTGCGacttctgaaagcacagaaccgggctctgctgctgccccctgGCACGCTGCCCCCAGCACGGACGTTTTGCCCAACTCGGGGACGCgtgggaggagatggagggagCAAGTGCGCGTGAAGCGAGCCCAGTAActcatgtttgtgtttttttttgtctggtcCTCCGTAGTGCTTCGAAGAGTCATCTGGACCTGTCCTGGCCCTAACTGGGGTGATGTTTAACGTTGCTGGTTGGATGTGCTATTTTTTAGGAAGGAGCTGGGGTGACTGTGCTTGTTACTAACCCACCTTGCAAACCAGGGGGAGGCTCAGCAGGGCGTTGCCCAtcaggggcaggaggagaccAGTCAAATGCCGCGCTGGTCTGTCCTTTCTCACCCCTAAAATCCTAAAGGAAGGTGTCTTTAGCGCCGTCAGCACCGCTGGGGCCTGAGCTTCCGAGCCCTGCTCCAGCCGGTCACTAGGAGGAGCTGAAGAACCTGCTTCACCGCAGCGCCGTCactcccatcccatcccttcGGATTGCACTGCACAAAAGCCCCCGAGGACAGACTGCAGGAACAGCGCTGGACCCGGCCAGCGGGACGGGGCGGGAAGGGAAGAACAAAATGTCCCTTTcatctctgcctcctgctgggAGGAAAGCCAGACCTCTGGAGGGTTTCCTGCAGGAAGGATTTGCGAGCGTGGCAGATCCTtgctggcagcggggctgggacaGCTGGGAGCACACAGGGGAAGGCTGTGCAGGCTGGCAGATGGGCAGCAAGCGAGATAAGAACGGGACGTGTTTGGGGGGGGAGAGGCTTTGCAGAGATAAGAGCACCGGAGCTGAGGGTGGTCGTGCCAGCTGTCTGTTCAGCAGCACACAGGGCCAGAGCTCTTTGAGCTCTGGTGGCTCCTTCTCGTGATCGTGTCTACGAGGTTTCTTCTGTCGCTGTGTACCCAGCAAGTCCCTGAGGAGCGTCGTCATTTCCACTGCTGTTCTCTCCAGTAATTCccagaaaattttgttttggacCAGGAAAATAGCATCCAGAGCAGTGCAGCTTCCTGCTGGCACTGGCTGGAGGGGCTTCTTACCCGATCATCAGGAATCCAGCTCAACAGCTAAAAGCTtaggcagaaaaggaaagatgggTTGGGGTTGGCATTACTCTGGTCGGCCAGAGCAGGACGTCTGCCTGCTCAGTGATGGGTGGTGAGCCCTGCTCTAGCTCCTGTCGTATTTGGAGAAGAACGTGGCTCCAGTCTGGTACTGCCCTGGCCATAAAATGTCTAAAGATCATCATGTGTGAGAGGTAGCCTGATAAAAGACAGGGTTTGTTTGCTTATGATAGgataaaagggaaagagaagcagaatttgtactggagaggagaaaaagctttACCTTTTCCTTATATATTAGGCttggttttgccttttaaaCTGTGTTATTTGTAGGGGACGTGTCTGCTTTGAGCAGCATGGGGTCAGCTCCTTCACCTGCAGGTAGGGCCCTCAAAGCTGCTTCCAGACTGATTCCCTCAGCTTCCAAAAGCCAAGTCCCTGAAATTCGGAAGCAAAGCTTTAGCTaagagaaaagctttcagtCCCTTGCTAGCTGTAGTTGTCTCACTGTCCCCAGTAGCAGGGGAACCCAGAGGGACACAGCCTTGGAGCTCCATCTGGGATATGGGTGAAGCTGGGCTCCTCACAGACTCTACTTACAGGCACCTCTGTGTTTCTCTTGCCCCCAGGTGTCAGCAGTGCCAACCGTGCTGGCTATGAAGAACGGAGACGTTGTGGATAAGTTTGTGGGGATAAAGGACGAGGATCAGCTGGAAGCATTCCTCAAGAAACTCATCGGAGCCTGAAGTAAAAGGGTGGCTGTACCTCTGCCTCCGGCTGTGTCCATGTTGTGCATTCCTTGCCTGGGAGAGCTGAGGGGCACGTGGGCTGCCTGCCTTGTACAGCctggggttttcttttgtttgggTTCTTTTAGGAGGTGGACAGTGTTGTAACccttccttcctgctccccCCTTCTCTTGAGCAGCAGTAGTTGTAAAGAGtgtggaggagcagggctgtttTCTCTCAAAATTGGGCATGTGGCTGGGATTAGGAGCCCACCTTTATCAGCAAAGAGATGACATGTAGAACTGCTGCTGAGCTAAGAGGAGGAATGTCTCTCCTTCACCTAGCACCTGATagcccagagcagagggcagctgCTCCCCGCAATATGTGGGTGCCTATCTGCCCTGGGTGGGTTTGTTTAAAGCTGGGAATGCCTTTGCCTTGTCTGTGAAGCCTGTTTTTATCCCGCTGTCCTCACGTCCCTGGGACAGGTACAAATGCTCTGCAAGTCCTCAGGCTCCTCTCATAATTTTATAAGAGaaaatagaagtattttatGGATCTCCTTTTGTAGGTCTGTAATAAAGAGAACTTTATTGTCACTTCTGTTTAGCTGGAGAATAAAACTTGATTCTCTGAAATCACAGGGAAGTCCCTCATCTGTCCAGAGAGGCAagaggcagcaccagcagagcagtggctgGTTTCTAATGATGGGTTGGGAGAGAGCAGGTTATGACTTGATCCCTACTAAAAGGTAATGTTccgaaaaacaaacaagtggATTACTTTCACAGGGCTTGCAGTGCTGCTCCCCTGTCCCCTTTGGGTGCAGCTGGACCCAGGCCTCTGGAAGGAGGGAACTTGTGTGTGCAGAGGGGCAGTGGCTCACACAAGAAGCTTCCTCTGTGCTGGCTCCCCACCATGCTTTTTTCACCTCCTTTCATGCCCAAGGAGTCTGAAGCCTCCCTGTCCCGTGTGTGAATAATCCAACCTGCTCACACAGGTGAGTCCTGACAACAGGCGGTCTCCTGATGGTAACTGCCCCGACCTTTAGGCTAAGGGAGGCAGCTGTGTGTCACAGCCTTCATCCTTTCCCAGCTCTTCCTCCCCACATTCACCTGATGACAGTCCAGCTGAATTCCGAACGCTTCCAGTTTTCCTTGGCAGTGCCCCGCTCCCGGCTTCCTCCTCCGCTGGTAGGCAGAGTACGACATCGGGGCTGGTGCC
The nucleotide sequence above comes from Oxyura jamaicensis isolate SHBP4307 breed ruddy duck chromosome 1, BPBGC_Ojam_1.0, whole genome shotgun sequence. Encoded proteins:
- the TXN2 gene encoding thioredoxin, mitochondrial; translated protein: MAQRLAIRRLLAVPGRALGTSAGRPSAFNVQDGGDFQERVVNSAKPVVVDFHAQWCGPCKILGPRLEKMVAKQEGKVVMAKVDIDDHTDLAIEYEVSAVPTVLAMKNGDVVDKFVGIKDEDQLEAFLKKLIGA